The following nucleotide sequence is from Prosthecobacter sp..
CACTGGCCGTGCCTGTCTTGGTGATCGAAAGCGCACCCGCTCCACTGTCGGTGATCGTGTAATTTCCGATGCCGCCGATGGTCACTGCCTGATCGTTTGCCCCAAAGGTCAGCGAAGCCGCAGTGCCAGAAGTATTGTCGATGATGGCGGTGCCAGCCGTGTTCGCGGTGAGCCCATTGATGGTCTCGGTCTTGCCATTGAGATCAAGGGTGGCGGTCAGTCCCAAACCGGGATCCAAAACGACTTCGTTGTTCGCGGGATTGACGGCCCCGTTGGGAATCACTTCGTTTGCACCCAGACGGAGCGTTCCGGATGTGATCCTCGTCCGCCCGGTGTAAGTATTGGCTCCACCCAGGGTGAGGCTTCCGGTGCCCGCATAGATGACCCCGAAACTGGGCATCGTGCTGCTGAAGATGCCATTGAGGATCGTGTCGCCCGAGCCGTCGAATCCAATGCCCAGACTGGTGGTTCCGGCGGTCGCGGAGTAGTTGCCGCTGAGGGTCAGCGTCTTGCCGGACACGATGTTGTTCCGGATGAAACGCGTGGTGCTCGTCGTGGAGGGATCCGTCCAGAGTCCCGTGAGGTTGATGCTGTAATCGCCGGTGAAGCCCGCGATGGTGCCGCTCGTAGCGGACTGCGTGATGGGATTGGAGATCGTGCGGTCGCCACCGTAGGCGAAAACGGTCCCGTTGCTGATCGTCAAGGTGCCGGTGCCTCCCAGTGCGTTGTCATGCCCGATCCCCAATGCACCGCCGGTCACCGAAGTTCCACCAGTGTAGTTGTTGTTGTTGGTCAGTATCCACGTCGCCGAGCTGTCCACGGTGACCCCAAGAATCCCCCCGTTATCGGACAACTGACTGGTTATCATGTTGCCACCGGCATTGACGCCGCGCAGGAACAGGGTCTTGGCACCGGCGACCATGTCATTGGCCACGTTGGTGAGGATCAGCGGACCGGTGCCGTCGGCGTGGAGTTGAACGCTGCCCGTCGTGGTGTTGAGCCGGATCTTGCGGTCACTGGTCTCGCCGGTGCCAACGTATTCCAGAATGCCTGCGCCCGTGCCGCCGTTGCCGATGGCAATGGCCCCGGCGTCCGTGTTGCCAAGGGCCGAGTTACCGACGCTGGTATTGCCCGGCGAGGTGCTGAGGCCGAGTGTCTCCACCACAAGGGTGCCCGCCCTCAGCAAGGTCTGGCCCGTGTAGGTATTGGCTGCTCGCAGATTCAAGATGCCCGTGCCTTCTTTGGCGAGATTACCAGCTCCGGTGATGATGCCGCTGATGGTGGCAAAGTCCGATCCAACGCTGGTAAAGTCACCCACATTGATCTGGCGGTAGCCGCCAGCAAGAGTGTCGGTGGCGACGCTGGTGCCCGCAGTCACGCCTGTGGCGGAATTCAGGGTAAAGGTCGTCGGACTCGTGATGGTCGCGATCGTGTAACCCGCCGGGATGTTCGGGTTGTTCGCGATCGTCTGTCCAATGGCCAAGCCAGCGGTGGTGCCGCTGGTGAGAGTGACCGTGGCGCTAGCTGCGGTGGTCGTGGCGTTGACCGTAACTGCAGCGCCTAGCGTAATCTCAAACCCACTGATGATGTCCACGTCGGAGCGGGAAACTCCGGAATTGTTCAACAGCAGGGCACCCGTGCCGAGGAAACCCGCCGTGCTGCCCCAGACGTTGCCCGTGCCGAGATCCACCGTCAGCGGCGAGCCTCCTGCGGAAAATCCACCTGCACCATGCGCCGTCCACTGAACCTGATCAGCACCCGTGCCGATGGCGCGGCTAAAGGCTCCGGAACTGGCGAGGGAACCTCCATCCAGGACCAAGTTCGAAGCGGTCGGAAGGCTGATGCCGTCGCTAACCGAAAGAGCACCGCCACGGATCGTCGTGGCACCCGAATAGCCGTTCGTGGCTTCCAGGAACCAGAGGCCAGCATCCGCTTTGTAAACGGAAGTAGCCGCAGCGCCGTTGTCGTTGATGATCGGGAAGAAACGGTTGTCTCCGGTGGACGCCCCCCCGAGGACGAGACCCTGGGGATTGCCAGTGGCATTGGCACCAAAAAGGAGCGCCCCGGTGTTGGTCCAACTGCTCGTCGCGCCATTGACCCCGTTGGACTGGATGCGCGCCCCGCCATCGGCACCACCATTGAAGGTGAAGAGACGGTCCGTCTCGTCGTTGGTCGTGCCCGTGTAGCTGAGCCCCCCGTATGCCTGAGTGGCGCTGGTGCCGTTGAAGATGAGGTTGCTAGCCGCATTGCTGGAGGCACCGATGCCGCTGGGGTTGGTGCCGTTCTGGAGATTGTTAATGGTCACGATGCCCGTGGAGCCGATCGTTGTACTACCAGTGTAGGTGCTCAGGCCCAGCCAAGACTGGCCGCCTGTGCCAAGTTTGACCACACTCACCTTGCCGACCCCGCCGTCCTCAATGATACCGAGGGAGGTGCCAGTGCCATTGGCACCGCCGACCGTGAAGGTGACATCGGTAGTGGCACTGGTATTGCGCACGATACCGTTGTTGTTGAAGGCGTTGGTGCTGGTCGCGAGCGTGACGCCGTTCAGTTCGAGGATGCCGTCCTGACGGATGGTCAGCGCGGCGGCAGCGCCCAAACGATCAGCGCCAGCGAGACGCACGGTACCTTCGTTGATGGTGATCGTGCCGGTCTGAGCGTTCGTGCCGCCCAGACGCAAGGTGCCTGCGCCCACCTTGGTAAAGCCACCCGTGGTCGTCGCGGTGATCGGAGCATCAAGTGACAGCGAGTTGGCCCCGCCATCCACATTGATGACCAGCGCACCGCTGCCACCGGTGCTGACGCCGGTGCCCGTGATGGAGCCGGAGCCGCCGGTCTGAATGATACCGCCCGAGGCATTCGCTGTGCCTGCGGTGCGGATCGTCAGGAGGCCGGTCATGTTGAGGGCGGTCGCTCCATTGATTCGGAGAGAGTCGATGGTCACCGCCGCGTTGCTGAAGCCAGCGCCCGTGATCTCCATGCTGCGCGCCGCCGTCAGCGCGGTAGAGGTGGTGGCAAAGTCCGTATCGGTCGTGTAATTCGGCGCGCGCAGGGCCGTCGCAGCTCCTGGCACAAAGGCGAAGTCAGAGCCATTGTAATAGAGACCGGCATTCGCGATGTTATTCACGATAGCAGTTGTCGTAAACTTGACGGTATCACCGCTGGTGGGCGCGACGATGTTCACCGTGCTGCCGCCGCCGACAGCGCCGAGCGAGGCGAAGACAATCGAGGCGGTCCCACCGCTTCCAGGAGTGAGCCTGACGGTGCCCGAACCAGCGGTAGGAGTCAGGACTCCGAGGGTTTCCACGTTGTTGGTGCTGGCCTGGCCGAGCAGTTCCAGAATCCCACCCGCATAGACGTTGGTGGCGTTGAACACGATGGCCGACGCATCGGCAAGGATGGTCGAACTCGCGGCATTGGCCTTCAATTGCAGTGTGCCGTTCGAGATGGTGGTGGCCCCGGTGTAGGTGTTGGTGCCAGCCAGAATCCAGCGACCCGCGTCGATCTTAGTCACCAGCGTGGAGCCATTTTGAACGATGGCCCCATTGATTGTGTTGGCCCCGATGTTCGTACCGCCCAAGGTAAGCGTCTTGGTGCCTGCACCCGTGGCGGTGAAGTCCGCGTTCAGCACCAAGCCTGGACTGGTGCCGGTCTGGTTGGCGAGAATGGTCGCGGCACCCGTCGTGCCCGAAAGGTTGATCACCTTGCTGGTGGTGAGGTTCGCCAGCGAGACGTTGTTGCCGATGACGCTCAGGATACCAGCGTTGATGTTGACCGTAGAGGTGTTGTTCGTGATCGCGCGCCAGTCACTGATCGCCACGGTGCCGCCGTTGACGCTAACGTTTCCGTCCAAGGTCGAAGCCGTGCCGGTGAGGGTCAACGTGCCGGCACCGGTCTTAGTGAGATTGTGGTTAAAGGCGACGGAGGTGGCGATAATGCTGCCGTTAATCAGGGTGTTACCGGCACCGCCGATGGTCATCGTGCGGGCAGCACCGTTATCCGTATTGCTCCAGAAATTCCCGGTGAAGCTGAGCAATGCACCCCCTTGGAGGTTATTGGTGAAGGTGCTCTGCTCGTTGCCCCCGTTTACCGGCGCGGTGGTGAAGCTCATGCCGTAGCCGTTCCTGCTGTTGAAGGTCAGCGTAATATTGTCTTCAAAAGACATGTTGCCGAACGCGACCGTCTGATCCTTGGCGGAACTGCCCGGTGTATGGTCCGCAAAGATGGTGCTGGCAGCACGGAAATAGACGTTCGCATTGGTGCCATTCGAAACCTTGACGTCCGGCGTGTCCATCAGCACGGCCAGTATGCCGCCATTCAGGTCCAGAACCGCACCCGTGGTCCCGCTGGTGCGTGTGCCGAGCACACCCGGAGAATCAATACGGACCTCGCTCTGCCCGCTGGCGGCGCTGCCGCTGACCCGGATGGTGCCGGAGAAACCCGAGGAATCGGAAGGACTGAGAAACAAGGTGCCCCCTCCACTCTTCTCGAGCGTGCCCGAGCCGGCGAGGACGCCGGAGATGTCGTAGGAGCTGGCACCCGCCTGATTTATTCCACCGAGAGAGTTGATGGTGGTCGCAGCGACACCCTGAACATTAAGCGGACCGGTGAGATTGAGCGTGCCGTCCGCAGCAATGATGCGGGTGTTCATATTCGTGCCACTGAAAGCAACCCCCATGTCCACTGTGCCAGACAGGGTGTTGTTCCCGGTGCTGACGAGGGCCGCACCGTTATCCCCAACCGGTCCTCTGCCTTGGAGGGACAGATCACGGGAGATGGTGATGTTGCCGCCCGTGCCATCGAGCACCAAAGAGCCGCCGCCGAAACCTCGCAGGTTGTTGACGCCAAGGGAACTGGCTCCCACATACGGATTGAAAGCCGCGACAACGATGGGGGAGCCGCTCGCACCCAGCGCCCCCTGACCAGTGATGATGAGGGAGCCGTTGCTGATCGTGGTGATGCCCGTGTAAGCATTGACGTTGTTCGAGAGGCGAATGGAGCCACCACCAGTCTTCGTGAACCCGGCGGAGCCGAGGATCTGGCTGTCGATCGTGGCGGACTCACCCAAGTTGGCATGTAGTGTCGGCGTCGTCCCCGCCAGGGTGAGATCACCTCCCGTGAGCGTGTACCCGCTGCGCAGGAAGCGGAGCTGATTGGCCGTGATGCCAGAGATCAGGGTCACGGTATTGAGCGTCGGAAGAATCGAAAACGGGACGCTGAAAACAGCCTCATCCACATTGGTGTTCGGCCACACCACGAGGTTGGTCGTATCCCACCAATTCATGGTGGAGGTGTTCCAAGTGCCCGTGCCCCCGAGACCCGTGCCATCGGCATTGTTGCCGGCAGTGCTGGTGTCCGTGTCCCAGTAAAAGGTCGCCGCCTGCAAGGGCTGGGCGATCTGCCAGAAGGCCATGAGTGAGATCATCAAGGTGCTGATGGATCGGCGGTAGGCGCGAAAGTGCTTCATAACAGTCATGGGTTGGGTGCAAAAAAAACGCTTTCGACGCAACCGCAGTTCCGCGAAGGCCCTCTTCAAACTAAGTTTGAATTTACAGTATGAAGGTTCTGAGTGACCACGAACAAGCAAAAAAGTTCATTCTTTTGCCAGCCAGCCCGCCATTGATTTTGAGTTCTAAAGCTGGCCGTTTTAATACGGGCAAATGACCGAGACTAAGACTGAGAAATCAGCTTATTGATGCCCTTTGAGCATGCTGATCAAGTCTTTCCACCGGAGATCTCGATCATCAGTGACAGGCATGCTGGATTCCGTCGCAAGACACTTCTTCACATCGCGTTTCAGGTGCCGTCATGAGACTCCCGACCCTCCTCACCGCTGCCGCCTTTTTCGCTCTTTCAGCCCTCCACGCCGCCCCGCGTCCGAACGTACTGTTCATGATGGCGGACGACCTCAACAACAGCCTCGGCTGCTACGGTCACCCGCTCGTCAAAACGCCCAATCTCGACAAGCTCGCCGCACGCGGTGTCCGCTTCCAAAACGCCGCCTGCCAGTTCCCGCTCTGCGGTCCCAGCCGGAACTCGATCCTCACCGGGCTTTACCCCAACAGCACCGGCATCCTCACCAACTCCCAACTCTTCCGCCAGACCATCCCCAACCACATCAGCCTGCCACAGGCCTTTCGTCGCGGCGGCTACTTCGCCGCCCGCATCGGCAAGCTCTACCACTACGGCGTCCCCAACTCCATCGGCACCAACGGCCACGACGACCCCGCCTCGTGGGAACTCGAACTCAACCCCGCCGGCTGCGACCGCCTCGAAGAACACCCCAACATCTTCTCCCTCATCCCCGGCAACTTCGGCGGCACCTTGAGCTGGTACGCCTCCCCACGTCCCGACGAACAACACACCGACGGTCTCCAAGCCAAGGACGCCGAGTGGGTGCTCGAACGCTGCGCCCGCGACAAAGACCGCCCCTTCTTCCTCGCCCTCGGCTTCTTCCGTCCGCACACGCCCTATGTCTCGCCGGAGAAATGGTTCAAAGGCTACCCCGAGGCCGAAATGCCCGTCGTTCAGGGAGTTAAGGAAGATCAGGCCGATCTCCCCACCCCCGCACTCGGCAGCTACAAAAAAGAGCAGGACAAACTCACCGACGATCTCCGCCGTCAGGCCGTGCAGGCCTACTACTCCGCCATCAGCTTCATGGACGCCCAGGCCGGCAAAGTCCTCGACGCCCTCGACCGCCTCGGCCTCGCCGACAACACCATCGTCGTCTTCACCAGCGACCACGGCTACCACCTCGGCGAGCACGGCCTCTGGCAAAAACAGAGCATCTTTGAAGAAAGCGCTCGCGTCCCGCTGCTCATCGCCGGTCCCGGGGCCAAAAAAGGCGTTGTGGCCAACACCCCCGTCGGCCTCATCGACCTCTACCCCACCCTCGCCGAACTCTGCGGCGTCAAAGCCCCCGAAAATCTCCAAGGTCAAAGCCTCGTCCCCATCCTCAAAGACCCCGACGCCAAAGGCCGCGGCTGGGTGCTCAGCCAGGTCGTCCGCGGCGGCGGCTTCAAACGTCAGGGTGCCAGCGCCGCCGCTGGCGACAACGGCAAACGCATCTTCGGCTATGCCCTCCGCACCGACCGCTGGCGCTACACCGAATGGGACGAAGGCCGTGCCGGCAAAGAACTCTACGACCACGAAACCGACCCCAAGGAACTCACCAATCTCGCCGACAAACCTGCGCACGCCGACGCGCAGGCCAAACTCGCCGAACAACTCCACTCCGCTGTGAAGACCACCTTCCCACCCAGCGGCGAAACACCCAAAATTCCCGAAGGCAACGTGATGTACTCGCCCATGCTCATCGATCTGTGAGGTGCTGCGCCGTCAAGCAGGTCAAGGAATGGTCAATCATCGTTGAGATGTTTCAGTGTCACCTTCTTGACCCCTTGACCACTCCTTGACGTCCAGACCCGCCCCTCAACTCCGAAACCCGGCTGCTTACCATCGCTTCAAATCGACCTCATGAAATCGCTCCTTGCCCTCCTCTTCGCCCTCAGCCCTTCGCTCTTCGCGGCTTCTCCGAACATCATCCTCATCAACATTGACGACCTCGGTTACGCCGACATCAGCCCCTTCGGCGGCAAAGTGCCCACGCCGCAGCTTGATCGCATGGCGAAGGAAGGCATGAAGCTCACCAGCCACTACGCCGCACCCGTGTGCTCGCCCTCGCGTGCTGCCATGATGACCGGTTGCTACCCGAAACGCGTCCTGCCGATTCCCGGCGTGCTGTTTCCGGCGGCCGCAGTCGGATTGAATCCAAGTGCCACCACCGTCGCTGAAGTGCTCAAAGGCGCGGACTACGCCACCGCCTGCATCGGCAAATGGCATCTCGGCGATCAGCCCGAGTTTCTCCCCACCGCTCAAGGTTTCGACCACTACTTCGGCATTCCCTATTCCAACGACATGGGGCCGCGCAGCGAAGGCTCGAAGAGCAATCCTGACAAACCCATCCCGCCAGAAAAGGAAGTCGCCAAAAAAGGTGTCGATCCCAAACAGGTTGGTGGCGACGAAACCGGCCTCAAAGGCGCTTCGCAGCCGCCGCTGCCGCTCGTTGATGACGGCAACGTCGTCGAGCGCGTCAAGGCCGCCGAGCACCACACCTTCACCCGCCGTTACACTGAACGCGCCGTGAAATTCATCCGCGAGAACCAGCAGAAGCCCTTCTTCCTCTACCTCCCGCACAACGCCGTCCACTTCCCGCTTTACCCGCATCAGGACTACATCGGCAAATCCGGCATCAGCCTGCAAAAAGACTGGGTGCTCGAAGTGGACTGGAGCGTGGGCCAGATTCTCGACACCTTGCGCGAGTTGAAGCTTGATGCGAACACGCTCGTCATCTTCACCAGCGACAACGGCGGCCCGCTTCAGCAAGGCGCCGACAACACTCCGTTCCGCGGCGGCAAAGGCAGCACCCTCGAAGGCGGCATGCGCGTCTGCACCATCGCCTGGTGGCCCGGTAAAGTCGCCGCCGGTTCACAAACCAAGGCCACCACCTCCCACATGGACTGGCTGCCCACCTTCGGCACTTTGGCCCGCTGCAAAAGCCTCGAAGAACTCAAGTTCGATGGCAAAGACATCTCCCCCGTTCTCCTCGGCCAAAAAGACGCCACCGGTCACGACGTCTTCCACTACTACAGCGGTTTCAATCTTCAGGCCGTTCGCAGCGGCCCGTGGAAACTCCACCTCGCTCAAAACGAGCTCTACAACCTCGACTCCGACATCGGCGAAGCCAAAAACGTCGTCGCCGATCATCCTGACATCGTCGCGCAGCTCCAAAAGCACGCCGAAACCATGAAGGCCGACCTCGGCGACAAAACCAAAGACGCTCCCGGCGTGCGCGAACTTGGTCGCGTGGCAAATCCGCTGCCTCTCATCGCCACCGATGGCACCGTGCGACCCGGCTTCAACAAGATCGCCAAAACGCTGCCTTAAACGTAAAACGAGTTTTCCAACTCGTTCCCCTCTCTCCAAACCACGAGTTAGAAAACTCGTGCTACACCCCGCCCAGCTTGCAAATGCGGTCCCAATGCTTCTGCTCCACCGGCGTGATGGAAAGCCGGTTCCCGCGTCGCAAGATCAGCATGTCTGCCAGCTTCGCGTCAGCGCGCAGCATGTCGAGCGTCACGAAGGTTTTGAAGTCCGCCTCCCACTTCACATCCACCATCAGCCAGCGCGGCTCCTCGCGCTTGCTGCCTTCATCAAAATATTCGGAGGACGGATCAAACTGCGTGTGATCGGGATACG
It contains:
- a CDS encoding sulfatase — protein: MRLPTLLTAAAFFALSALHAAPRPNVLFMMADDLNNSLGCYGHPLVKTPNLDKLAARGVRFQNAACQFPLCGPSRNSILTGLYPNSTGILTNSQLFRQTIPNHISLPQAFRRGGYFAARIGKLYHYGVPNSIGTNGHDDPASWELELNPAGCDRLEEHPNIFSLIPGNFGGTLSWYASPRPDEQHTDGLQAKDAEWVLERCARDKDRPFFLALGFFRPHTPYVSPEKWFKGYPEAEMPVVQGVKEDQADLPTPALGSYKKEQDKLTDDLRRQAVQAYYSAISFMDAQAGKVLDALDRLGLADNTIVVFTSDHGYHLGEHGLWQKQSIFEESARVPLLIAGPGAKKGVVANTPVGLIDLYPTLAELCGVKAPENLQGQSLVPILKDPDAKGRGWVLSQVVRGGGFKRQGASAAAGDNGKRIFGYALRTDRWRYTEWDEGRAGKELYDHETDPKELTNLADKPAHADAQAKLAEQLHSAVKTTFPPSGETPKIPEGNVMYSPMLIDL
- a CDS encoding sulfatase translates to MKSLLALLFALSPSLFAASPNIILINIDDLGYADISPFGGKVPTPQLDRMAKEGMKLTSHYAAPVCSPSRAAMMTGCYPKRVLPIPGVLFPAAAVGLNPSATTVAEVLKGADYATACIGKWHLGDQPEFLPTAQGFDHYFGIPYSNDMGPRSEGSKSNPDKPIPPEKEVAKKGVDPKQVGGDETGLKGASQPPLPLVDDGNVVERVKAAEHHTFTRRYTERAVKFIRENQQKPFFLYLPHNAVHFPLYPHQDYIGKSGISLQKDWVLEVDWSVGQILDTLRELKLDANTLVIFTSDNGGPLQQGADNTPFRGGKGSTLEGGMRVCTIAWWPGKVAAGSQTKATTSHMDWLPTFGTLARCKSLEELKFDGKDISPVLLGQKDATGHDVFHYYSGFNLQAVRSGPWKLHLAQNELYNLDSDIGEAKNVVADHPDIVAQLQKHAETMKADLGDKTKDAPGVRELGRVANPLPLIATDGTVRPGFNKIAKTLP
- a CDS encoding EVE domain-containing protein encodes the protein MNHWLLKSEPDVFSFDHLKARPKKTEPWNGVRNYQVRNMMRDQMAVGDLGFFYHSSCDVPGIAGVVKIVKEAYPDHTQFDPSSEYFDEGSKREEPRWLMVDVKWEADFKTFVTLDMLRADAKLADMLILRRGNRLSITPVEQKHWDRICKLGGV